The Novosphingobium terrae genome has a window encoding:
- a CDS encoding MBL fold metallo-hydrolase — translation MFDTQIIPIPILPFGMVNAHLIRSEAVCILVDAGIPGSERRIGKVLANHGLTFRDIKLIVVTHAHTDHAGSAARLRALSGAPILAHEADADYYSRKVPMSYCTTGWVGRLFLRTPAPHEPYEGFVPDIMMRNGETMNLLNFGVDGLVRHTGGHTPGSIAVELASRDALVGDLIASGILIGGLLFKGRAIRPPFEDDPQTVARELERLVQDGAQRFHMGHGGPLEVPEVLRHAWVLASLSGDACASGQCQHDHH, via the coding sequence ATGTTCGATACGCAGATCATCCCCATTCCGATCCTGCCTTTCGGTATGGTCAACGCCCATCTCATTCGCAGCGAGGCAGTTTGCATCCTTGTCGATGCGGGCATTCCAGGTTCGGAACGTCGTATCGGCAAGGTGCTGGCCAACCATGGTCTGACCTTCCGTGACATCAAGCTGATCGTCGTGACTCACGCCCATACCGATCATGCAGGCAGCGCCGCGCGGTTGCGCGCGCTGTCGGGTGCCCCCATCCTGGCGCATGAGGCTGACGCTGATTATTACAGCCGCAAGGTGCCGATGTCCTATTGTACCACCGGCTGGGTTGGCAGGCTGTTCCTCAGAACGCCAGCGCCCCATGAGCCCTATGAGGGCTTCGTGCCCGACATCATGATGCGCAACGGAGAGACCATGAATCTGCTGAATTTCGGCGTCGATGGTCTGGTGCGCCATACCGGAGGTCACACGCCAGGTTCTATCGCTGTCGAGCTGGCATCACGGGATGCGCTCGTGGGTGACCTGATCGCCTCGGGTATCCTGATTGGCGGGCTGCTCTTCAAAGGGAGGGCGATCCGGCCTCCCTTCGAGGACGATCCGCAGACCGTTGCGCGTGAACTCGAACGGCTAGTGCAGGATGGAGCACAACGCTTCCACATGGGTCATGGCGGGCCCTTGGAGGTTCCTGAAGTTCTGCGTCACGCCTGGGTGCTGGCCAGCCTGAGCGGTGATGCGTGTGCCTCGGGTCAATGCCAGCACGATCATCATTGA
- a CDS encoding LysR family transcriptional regulator → MLGDLNELKTFRAILETGSLTAAARDLGVGLGVVSKRLQSLERRTAVRLINRTTRSLSPTEAGARLFQDVVQALDALASAQDYLSKGRSEPAGLLRVSAPVSLGRRHIAPILGALTERYPALSVSLTLEDRVADLVGEGLDLAIRVGGLTESSAVMRKLGDSRRILVASPAYLAANGHPRDPAALLKHRLLRKYGDAEPWLLTDRHGRKEVINAKSRLIANSGEALADWAIAGLGIAYRSDCDLADALATGTLVRLLPEWSGPIRPVIALYPSGRDLPLKTRTALDALAEELIPRLLVPAFTMDE, encoded by the coding sequence ATGTTAGGTGATCTCAACGAGCTGAAGACCTTCCGCGCCATTCTTGAGACGGGCAGCCTCACCGCAGCGGCACGCGACCTCGGGGTCGGCCTCGGGGTCGTCAGCAAGCGGCTGCAAAGCCTTGAACGACGCACTGCGGTCAGGCTGATCAATCGGACGACACGTTCGCTGTCGCCGACCGAGGCCGGCGCCCGACTGTTCCAAGACGTCGTTCAGGCTCTCGATGCCCTGGCATCCGCACAGGATTATCTTTCGAAGGGCCGGAGTGAACCTGCCGGACTGTTGCGTGTCAGCGCACCGGTTTCGCTTGGTCGGCGTCACATCGCCCCCATTCTAGGGGCATTGACGGAACGCTATCCAGCCCTCTCGGTGTCGCTGACACTTGAAGATCGGGTTGCAGACCTCGTCGGCGAAGGCCTGGATCTCGCAATCCGCGTCGGCGGCCTGACGGAGAGTTCAGCGGTCATGCGAAAGCTGGGCGACAGCCGCCGCATCCTTGTCGCCTCTCCTGCCTATCTGGCGGCAAACGGCCATCCTCGTGATCCTGCAGCCCTCCTCAAGCACAGGCTTTTGCGCAAATATGGGGACGCGGAACCCTGGCTCCTGACTGACCGGCATGGGAGGAAGGAAGTCATCAACGCGAAATCGCGGCTTATCGCCAACAGCGGTGAAGCGCTCGCCGACTGGGCGATTGCCGGCCTGGGTATTGCATACAGATCGGATTGCGATCTCGCCGATGCGCTCGCGACAGGCACGCTTGTGCGGCTGCTGCCCGAATGGAGTGGGCCAATACGGCCCGTCATAGCACTCTATCCCTCTGGGCGGGATCTACCGCTCAAGACCCGGACAGCTCTCGACGCATTGGCCGAGGAACTGATACCTCGCCTCTTGGTCCCGGCATTCACCATGGATGAGTAG
- a CDS encoding alpha/beta fold hydrolase, whose product MSKISNIILVHGAWADGSSWAKVIPLLKGMAVTAVQLPLTSFSADVAAVSRAIARADGDVVLVGHSYAGAVIGQAGNDPKVARLVYIDAFAPDAGESAGSLFAQFEAAPLGAEIRPDAQGFLTLTEDGIANLFAQDVTSDEQAALYATQGPINGEALGGTLSEAAWRTRPTFYLVGEEDQAILRVDQERMATRMNATVAHVGASHVPMLSHPDVVADFILQASA is encoded by the coding sequence ATGAGCAAGATTTCCAACATCATCCTGGTCCACGGCGCATGGGCCGACGGCTCAAGCTGGGCCAAGGTCATTCCGTTGCTCAAGGGCATGGCGGTCACCGCGGTTCAGCTGCCGCTGACCAGCTTTTCGGCCGATGTGGCGGCGGTCAGCCGAGCGATCGCACGCGCCGATGGCGACGTGGTGCTGGTCGGGCACAGCTATGCCGGGGCGGTGATCGGTCAGGCGGGCAATGACCCCAAGGTGGCCCGCCTCGTCTACATCGACGCTTTCGCTCCCGATGCCGGGGAATCCGCCGGTTCATTGTTCGCCCAGTTCGAAGCTGCCCCTCTGGGCGCTGAAATTCGGCCCGATGCCCAGGGATTCCTCACGCTGACTGAGGATGGCATTGCCAATCTCTTCGCGCAGGACGTGACCAGCGATGAGCAGGCTGCGCTTTATGCCACGCAGGGCCCGATCAACGGCGAGGCTCTGGGCGGTACGCTGAGCGAGGCGGCATGGCGCACGCGCCCCACCTTCTATCTCGTCGGCGAGGAGGATCAGGCGATCCTGCGCGTCGATCAGGAGCGGATGGCCACGCGTATGAACGCAACCGTCGCCCATGTCGGCGCCAGTCACGTGCCGATGCTGTCGCATCCCGATGTGGTGGCCGATTTCATCCTTCAAGCCTCGGCATGA
- a CDS encoding DJ-1/PfpI family protein: MQPTDLPSLNHLRAVAAGSAPFHVGILIGPGFVPMDMVGIQTVLGLMPGVEIHLLWKSHELVEGFPNWWTRPTTTFAECPARLDVLAIPMLAPEVQNDPEVIAFAADKAATAGHVIGICNGVLVLGAAGVLKDRRVTASHNALPILHQLGVKEVIPAGHGVAVDGNLYTAGPGVGSFEAAFMVVEAVFGRQAAQLAEVIIEYDPHPLYGMGVPAKADPELVAQFEAIMEPLVVDYRKGSVTSFETIEP, from the coding sequence ATGCAACCGACCGATCTTCCATCGCTCAATCATCTTCGCGCGGTGGCAGCCGGCAGCGCGCCTTTCCATGTGGGCATTCTCATCGGCCCCGGTTTCGTGCCGATGGATATGGTTGGCATTCAGACCGTGCTGGGCTTGATGCCCGGTGTCGAAATCCACCTCTTGTGGAAGAGCCATGAACTGGTCGAAGGGTTTCCCAACTGGTGGACCCGGCCGACCACGACCTTCGCCGAATGTCCGGCACGGCTCGATGTGCTGGCGATTCCGATGCTGGCCCCTGAGGTCCAGAACGATCCCGAAGTGATCGCCTTCGCGGCGGACAAGGCTGCAACAGCAGGCCATGTGATCGGCATCTGCAATGGCGTGCTGGTGCTCGGCGCGGCGGGCGTGCTGAAGGATCGGCGTGTGACGGCGAGCCACAATGCTTTGCCGATCCTCCATCAACTCGGGGTCAAGGAGGTTATTCCGGCCGGTCATGGGGTCGCTGTCGACGGCAACCTCTACACGGCGGGTCCGGGTGTAGGCAGCTTCGAAGCCGCGTTCATGGTGGTCGAAGCTGTCTTCGGGCGCCAGGCCGCCCAGCTCGCCGAGGTCATCATCGAATATGATCCTCACCCTCTTTATGGCATGGGCGTTCCAGCGAAGGCCGATCCCGAGCTCGTTGCCCAGTTCGAGGCCATCATGGAGCCCCTGGTCGTTGATTATCGCAAAGGTTCGGTCACAAGCTTCGAGACCATCGAGCCCTGA
- a CDS encoding aspartyl/asparaginyl beta-hydroxylase domain-containing protein — protein sequence MYSQVTAPSDPISPRRPLAIRVGSKLRPHIDQMMAPFSLVGNDAVLDSANFPWVDALRSNWRAIREEALAVTREPNAVPPLSKISPDHQRIGADQGWRSFFLVGYGARIEQNIERCPVTTSLLKHVPGLNSGFFSILRPGTHIPRHTGVTKGLITCHLALVVPEGPLRMNLNGEDQHWREGETLFFDDTYPHEVWNETGGTRIVLLIQFERPLRQPGRAIARAFLDGIKRSAFVQDAVANIDRWQNPG from the coding sequence ATGTACTCTCAAGTGACAGCGCCTTCTGATCCGATCAGTCCGAGGCGACCGCTTGCCATCCGCGTCGGCAGCAAACTGCGCCCTCATATCGATCAGATGATGGCTCCCTTCTCGCTGGTTGGAAATGACGCTGTGCTCGACAGCGCGAATTTCCCATGGGTCGATGCCCTGCGGTCAAACTGGCGAGCCATTCGTGAAGAAGCGCTCGCGGTCACGCGAGAACCCAATGCGGTGCCTCCTCTCAGCAAGATTTCTCCCGATCATCAAAGGATCGGCGCTGACCAGGGTTGGCGCAGCTTTTTTCTAGTCGGCTACGGCGCACGCATCGAGCAGAACATCGAGCGTTGCCCGGTGACGACCTCACTGCTCAAGCACGTCCCTGGCCTTAATTCCGGGTTCTTTTCGATCCTGCGACCTGGAACGCACATCCCGCGCCACACGGGTGTGACCAAGGGGCTGATCACCTGTCACCTTGCTCTCGTGGTTCCCGAAGGCCCGTTGCGCATGAACCTCAACGGCGAGGATCAGCACTGGCGTGAGGGCGAGACACTGTTCTTCGACGACACCTATCCTCATGAGGTGTGGAACGAGACGGGCGGCACTCGAATCGTCCTTTTGATACAGTTCGAGCGCCCCTTGCGCCAACCGGGGCGAGCCATCGCAAGGGCATTCCTTGACGGTATCAAGCGATCAGCCTTCGTGCAGGACGCCGTCGCGAACATCGATCGCTGGCAAAATCCAGGATGA
- the poxB gene encoding ubiquinone-dependent pyruvate dehydrogenase, producing MAHLTIADLIAGTLAQAGVERIWGVTGDSLNGLNESLRKLGSIEWMMTRHEEVAAFAAGAEAAVSGRLAVCAGSCGPGNLHLINGLFDCHRNHVPVLAIAAHIPSSEVGLGYFQETHPQELFRECSHFAELVTNPKQMPEILHRAMRAAIGQKGVAVIVLPGDIALAQAPCSGIPPFPQLNAPRTLPDEGDLDRLARLLREAEAVTLLCGSGCAGAHHEVISLADQLGAPIVHALRGKEHIEWSNPFDVGMTGLIGFSSGYHAMDNCDTLLVLGSDFPYRNFYPADARIIQIDHDPSQLGKRAPLDLGIVGDVAEVINALLPRLDRKDDRTFLEAALAHYGRTRAKLDELAVPAPATRPIHPQYVARLISELAKDDVIISADVGTATIWAARYLEMNGKRRLLFSANHGSMANALPQALGAQAADRQRQVISMSGDGGFAMSMGDLLTANQNELPVKIVIFNNSLLGFVALEQKAGGYLDVNVQLKNPDFAAIARASGVKGLRVEASEDLGQALIEAFEHDGPALVEVITATQELAIPPSLKWEQAKGFSLYMLKAVMSGRGDEVIELAKTNLRRGNFSTPIV from the coding sequence ATGGCCCATCTGACGATTGCCGATCTTATCGCTGGAACCCTGGCGCAGGCAGGTGTCGAACGCATCTGGGGCGTGACCGGAGATAGCCTCAACGGTCTGAACGAGAGCCTTCGCAAACTCGGCTCCATCGAATGGATGATGACCCGGCATGAGGAGGTTGCCGCGTTTGCAGCCGGAGCCGAGGCAGCGGTCAGCGGAAGGCTTGCCGTCTGCGCAGGATCCTGCGGCCCCGGCAACCTCCATCTCATCAACGGGCTGTTCGATTGCCACCGCAACCATGTTCCCGTGCTCGCCATCGCGGCGCATATCCCCTCCTCTGAGGTCGGGCTGGGCTATTTTCAGGAAACGCATCCGCAGGAGCTGTTCCGTGAATGCAGCCACTTTGCTGAACTGGTGACCAATCCGAAGCAAATGCCCGAAATCCTCCATCGCGCCATGCGCGCGGCTATCGGCCAGAAGGGCGTGGCAGTCATCGTCCTGCCGGGTGATATCGCGCTGGCTCAAGCGCCGTGCTCCGGGATCCCGCCATTCCCGCAGCTCAACGCTCCGAGAACCCTGCCGGATGAAGGGGATCTGGACCGGTTGGCCCGCTTGCTGCGCGAAGCGGAAGCCGTGACGTTGCTGTGCGGAAGCGGCTGCGCCGGCGCCCATCATGAGGTCATATCGCTCGCCGACCAACTGGGCGCGCCCATCGTTCATGCCCTGCGCGGCAAAGAACATATCGAATGGAGCAACCCTTTCGATGTCGGGATGACCGGCCTGATTGGATTTTCCTCCGGCTACCACGCGATGGATAATTGCGACACACTACTCGTTCTGGGGTCTGATTTCCCGTACCGTAATTTCTATCCGGCAGATGCCCGTATTATCCAGATCGATCACGACCCTTCTCAACTCGGCAAAAGAGCACCATTGGACCTTGGCATCGTCGGCGATGTTGCGGAGGTCATCAACGCGCTCCTGCCCCGCCTCGACAGGAAGGACGACCGGACATTCCTTGAAGCAGCCCTGGCTCACTATGGCAGGACACGGGCCAAGCTCGACGAGCTCGCCGTCCCGGCACCTGCCACCAGGCCAATCCATCCCCAGTATGTCGCCCGCCTGATCAGCGAGCTTGCCAAGGACGACGTCATCATCTCCGCAGATGTCGGCACGGCGACCATCTGGGCTGCCCGCTATCTTGAGATGAACGGCAAGAGGCGTCTGCTTTTTTCGGCGAACCACGGCTCGATGGCAAATGCGCTTCCCCAGGCATTGGGGGCGCAGGCTGCGGATCGTCAACGGCAGGTGATCTCTATGTCCGGCGATGGCGGCTTTGCCATGTCGATGGGTGACCTGCTCACGGCGAACCAGAACGAACTGCCGGTCAAGATTGTCATCTTCAACAACAGCTTGCTTGGCTTTGTCGCTCTCGAACAGAAGGCGGGCGGCTATCTCGACGTCAATGTGCAACTCAAGAACCCCGATTTTGCCGCGATTGCCCGCGCGTCCGGCGTGAAGGGTCTACGAGTGGAAGCCTCGGAAGATCTTGGACAGGCCCTGATCGAGGCGTTCGAGCATGATGGGCCTGCACTGGTCGAAGTCATCACCGCTACGCAAGAGCTCGCCATTCCCCCCTCCCTCAAGTGGGAACAGGCAAAAGGCTTCAGCCTCTACATGCTCAAGGCGGTCATGAGTGGGCGCGGGGATGAGGTGATCGAACTGGCTAAGACGAACCTGCGCCGTGGGAATTTCTCGACCCCGATCGTCTGA
- a CDS encoding efflux transporter outer membrane subunit yields the protein MKRWIILGILALAACAGPRKDIPVAARIAPPATWRSGSMVSEGPIGATWWKAFGDPALDAMVSEALADNDDIEIAAARLEEARAQFKVARSAQRPTIDAVAAGGRTRSVNDLGLDLDQWAGQGEVQASFDLDLFGRLKNTTAAARAAMLASRYNQQTVRLAIISTLASAYVHLRTQDDALDVLKRTLEARQDSLVLIRRRAEAGYGSQLDLAQAQAEYAATAQAIPPVELAITKLENGLALLLGRSPGPITRGKELTGLIVPEVPTKLPASVLRNRPDLAAAEQQIVAADRTLDAARAAFMPDISLSASGGFVSSSLIPQDPLSVFALGGSILAPIFNGGRLQAQALAATARRDQAAFAYRKAALSAFREVEDSMAATDRLSQQEQALHQENQALFRAQTTATHRYREGYSPFLDQLDAQRSLLASELALAQTRGDRLVAVISLYQALGGGDPALMD from the coding sequence GTGAAGCGATGGATCATCTTGGGAATCCTGGCCCTTGCGGCCTGTGCGGGTCCGCGCAAGGACATCCCGGTGGCAGCTCGCATCGCCCCGCCCGCTACTTGGCGCAGCGGCTCGATGGTCTCGGAAGGCCCGATTGGCGCCACCTGGTGGAAGGCCTTTGGCGATCCTGCGCTTGACGCCATGGTGAGCGAAGCGCTGGCGGACAACGATGATATTGAAATTGCTGCTGCCCGCCTGGAAGAGGCCCGCGCGCAGTTCAAGGTCGCCCGGAGCGCACAGCGCCCAACGATCGACGCCGTGGCGGCAGGAGGTCGGACACGCAGCGTGAATGATCTGGGGCTCGATCTCGATCAATGGGCAGGACAAGGCGAGGTGCAGGCTTCCTTCGACCTTGACCTGTTCGGCAGGCTTAAAAACACCACGGCCGCGGCGCGAGCAGCGATGTTGGCCTCGCGCTACAATCAGCAAACGGTGCGGCTGGCCATCATATCGACCCTTGCTTCGGCCTATGTCCACTTGCGCACGCAGGATGACGCTCTGGATGTCCTGAAGCGGACCCTCGAAGCACGGCAGGACTCACTCGTGCTGATTCGGCGTCGCGCAGAGGCGGGCTATGGCTCGCAACTCGATCTCGCGCAGGCCCAAGCCGAATATGCAGCAACCGCCCAGGCCATACCGCCGGTAGAATTGGCCATTACGAAACTGGAAAATGGGCTCGCCCTCCTTCTGGGCCGCTCCCCAGGTCCAATCACGAGAGGTAAGGAACTGACCGGGCTGATTGTGCCCGAGGTTCCCACCAAGCTCCCGGCGTCGGTACTCAGGAACCGCCCTGACCTTGCCGCTGCAGAGCAGCAGATCGTCGCCGCGGACCGAACGCTGGATGCGGCACGCGCCGCCTTCATGCCCGACATCAGCCTCTCTGCATCGGGAGGGTTCGTCTCGTCCTCTCTCATCCCCCAGGACCCATTGTCAGTCTTCGCGCTGGGCGGAAGCATCCTGGCGCCGATCTTCAACGGCGGCCGGCTTCAGGCGCAGGCGCTGGCAGCAACCGCTAGGCGGGATCAGGCTGCTTTCGCCTATCGCAAGGCAGCTCTTTCAGCCTTTCGGGAGGTCGAAGACAGCATGGCAGCGACAGATCGCCTAAGCCAGCAGGAGCAGGCACTTCACCAAGAAAATCAGGCCCTTTTCAGAGCCCAGACCACCGCTACCCACCGCTATCGCGAGGGCTATTCGCCTTTTCTCGATCAGCTGGATGCACAACGCAGCCTGCTCGCATCGGAGCTCGCACTCGCCCAGACGCGGGGCGATCGTCTCGTGGCGGTCATATCCCTCTATCAGGCCCTTGGCGGCGGTGATCCGGCCCTGATGGACTGA
- a CDS encoding HlyD family secretion protein yields the protein MTTSPSPAAGQHEPTASWHPAHRRKVVIAISALLALAAVLLVLKAWALPPFALDRQETDNAYVRGRTTAIAPQVSGYVLQVLVHDYETVQAGQILVRIDDRVYRARVEQARANLAAAHAALSNSTQARASRAAGLVGQAAGVAGAQAQLVRARADMARADDLSRDGSISLRERDQTLAALALAQAQLHQAQSATEIGRQDLRTVDVGRGGLEAQVQAAEAQLHAAEIDLEHTVIRAPEGGTLGEVGIRVGAYVTNGTQLLTIVPPDRWIIANMKEAQTGRIRPGQPVHITVDAVEGLVLKGLVERLAPAAGSEFAVLKQDNATGNFVKIPQRIGVRIGVDPHQPGADRLRPGMSVEVAIDTRGVS from the coding sequence ATGACCACCTCGCCCTCTCCCGCTGCGGGACAGCATGAACCCACCGCAAGCTGGCATCCGGCGCATAGGCGCAAGGTGGTGATCGCCATCAGCGCCTTGTTGGCGTTGGCCGCCGTCCTTCTGGTTCTCAAAGCATGGGCCCTTCCCCCCTTCGCCCTCGACAGGCAGGAAACCGACAATGCCTACGTGCGGGGACGCACGACAGCGATTGCGCCGCAAGTCAGCGGTTATGTCCTGCAGGTGCTGGTCCATGACTATGAGACGGTCCAGGCGGGGCAAATCCTGGTTCGGATCGACGATCGCGTCTACCGAGCCCGCGTCGAACAGGCTCGCGCTAATCTTGCTGCGGCGCATGCAGCCCTTTCGAATTCCACGCAGGCGCGAGCATCCCGCGCCGCCGGTCTGGTTGGACAAGCAGCCGGTGTTGCTGGAGCGCAGGCCCAGCTTGTCCGCGCGCGGGCCGACATGGCCAGGGCCGACGACCTATCGCGTGACGGTTCGATTTCGCTGCGCGAGCGCGACCAGACCCTCGCGGCCCTTGCCCTGGCGCAGGCCCAGCTACATCAAGCGCAGTCTGCCACCGAGATCGGGAGGCAGGATTTGCGCACCGTCGATGTCGGCAGGGGCGGATTGGAGGCGCAGGTGCAAGCTGCCGAGGCGCAGTTGCACGCCGCCGAAATCGATCTGGAACATACCGTCATTCGGGCACCGGAAGGCGGAACACTCGGTGAGGTTGGCATTCGGGTCGGGGCGTATGTGACCAACGGGACGCAACTGCTGACCATCGTGCCTCCCGATCGATGGATCATCGCCAATATGAAGGAGGCCCAAACTGGTCGGATACGGCCAGGCCAGCCCGTCCACATCACGGTTGACGCGGTTGAAGGGCTGGTTCTGAAGGGGCTGGTCGAGCGGCTGGCCCCCGCCGCCGGATCGGAATTCGCTGTCTTGAAGCAAGACAACGCCACCGGAAATTTCGTGAAGATCCCGCAACGCATTGGCGTGCGCATTGGTGTCGATCCCCACCAGCCTGGCGCCGACCGCCTGCGCCCCGGCATGTCGGTGGAGGTAGCGATAGACACCAGAGGCGTATCGTGA
- a CDS encoding GlxA family transcriptional regulator, with protein sequence MTARQMAIVVFQGVQALDVAGPLDVFAAANGFLPPEDRYECLLVAGTTQPVRGSNGMRLSPDLSFAEAERTFDTVMVAGGPDLPSSPADDEMSTWLQDWGVRAQRYGSICNGAFALGRAGLLDGRTVTTHWLCSDQLAREFPKARVEHNRIHARDDRLVTSAGVTAGIDLSLALVSEDHGAAISLACAKALVVVAQRQGGQSQFSPLLLPVGDSETPLGKVQAYVMEHIREGFPVERLAEIAGVSARSIARLFVKELGVTPHEYVEGVRLDQARNLLESSDVALKAIAFDCGFANPDQMRSAFQRRLEVTPLQYRANFRASH encoded by the coding sequence ATGACGGCAAGACAAATGGCGATCGTCGTCTTCCAGGGTGTTCAGGCCCTCGATGTGGCTGGACCGCTTGACGTCTTCGCGGCGGCGAACGGCTTTCTACCGCCCGAGGATCGTTATGAGTGCCTGCTGGTCGCCGGGACGACGCAGCCGGTGCGCGGCTCAAACGGTATGCGCCTGAGCCCCGATCTAAGCTTCGCTGAGGCCGAGCGCACCTTCGACACGGTTATGGTGGCCGGTGGCCCCGACCTGCCTTCCAGTCCCGCCGATGATGAAATGTCGACATGGTTGCAAGACTGGGGCGTGCGGGCCCAGCGCTATGGCTCGATCTGCAACGGCGCCTTCGCCTTGGGACGCGCCGGACTGCTCGATGGGCGGACTGTCACCACCCATTGGCTGTGTTCCGACCAACTGGCGCGTGAATTCCCCAAAGCACGCGTCGAGCACAACCGCATCCATGCGCGTGACGACCGGCTAGTTACCTCGGCCGGGGTCACCGCCGGGATCGATCTCAGCCTTGCATTGGTCAGCGAAGATCATGGAGCCGCGATCTCGCTGGCCTGTGCAAAGGCGCTGGTGGTTGTGGCGCAGCGGCAGGGAGGGCAATCGCAGTTCAGCCCGCTGCTGCTGCCGGTGGGTGATTCGGAAACACCACTTGGCAAGGTACAGGCCTATGTCATGGAGCATATCCGAGAAGGGTTTCCCGTCGAACGCCTAGCCGAAATTGCCGGTGTAAGCGCACGCAGCATCGCGCGGCTTTTCGTGAAAGAGCTTGGTGTGACACCGCATGAGTATGTCGAGGGCGTTCGCCTCGACCAGGCCCGCAACCTTCTGGAATCGAGCGACGTAGCGCTCAAGGCCATTGCTTTCGACTGCGGCTTCGCCAATCCCGATCAAATGCGAAGCGCTTTTCAGCGACGCCTTGAAGTGACGCCGCTGCAGTACCGGGCAAACTTCAGGGCGAGTCATTGA
- a CDS encoding HD domain-containing protein, with amino-acid sequence MTNQITLASKTIGGVTIPDSALCRAITEFVRDTETDLLFNHSSRVFFFGAIAGHERGLTFNPELLYAAAMFHDVGLMPAHSSKDLRFEVDGANAARDFLASHKVDPSDIEKVWTGIALHTTPGIPEFMHPVIALTTAGVEMDVLGLTYDEYPDDIREAVVAAYPRTPAFKEDIIQAFYDGIKHKPDTTFGNVKADVIADKEQHFHRGNFCSVIRCSHWHG; translated from the coding sequence ATGACCAACCAGATCACTCTGGCCAGCAAAACCATTGGCGGCGTCACCATCCCCGATAGCGCGTTGTGCCGCGCAATCACCGAATTCGTCCGCGATACCGAAACCGACCTGCTGTTCAACCATTCGAGCCGGGTTTTCTTCTTCGGCGCCATCGCCGGGCATGAGCGCGGACTGACCTTCAATCCCGAGCTGCTGTATGCGGCTGCGATGTTCCACGATGTGGGGCTGATGCCCGCGCACAGCAGCAAGGATCTGCGCTTCGAGGTCGATGGAGCGAACGCCGCCCGGGACTTCCTGGCCAGCCACAAGGTCGACCCCTCCGACATCGAAAAGGTCTGGACCGGCATCGCCCTGCACACGACGCCGGGCATCCCTGAATTCATGCATCCGGTGATCGCCCTGACCACCGCGGGCGTCGAAATGGATGTGCTGGGCCTCACCTATGACGAGTACCCCGATGACATCCGCGAAGCTGTGGTCGCCGCCTATCCGCGCACGCCGGCCTTCAAGGAAGACATCATTCAGGCCTTTTACGACGGCATCAAGCACAAGCCCGACACCACCTTCGGCAACGTCAAGGCGGACGTCATCGCGGACAAGGAACAGCACTTCCATCGCGGCAACTTCTGCTCGGTCATCCGTTGCTCGCACTGGCACGGCTGA
- a CDS encoding alpha/beta fold hydrolase, which yields MDKFITVNDVRLRVVDQGEGAPALVFLHYWGGSASTWAPLIAALGSGRRSIALDQRGWGQSDAPASYALADMAEDAQGVIAALGLERYVLIGHSMGGKVAQLLASRCPTGLAGLVLVAPSPPTPLGLPLEVRQGMVHAYDSRESVIATVQHALTGTPLNPEQLEQVIADSLAGSAPARKAWPMATSQENIAEQVAHIAVPVLVIAGEQDRVDPPAVLEQELLPHIKQARMHVLPGVGHLSPVEAPEALASLIRDFVETLAVTSAA from the coding sequence ATGGACAAATTCATCACCGTGAACGACGTGCGGCTGCGCGTCGTGGATCAGGGAGAAGGCGCGCCGGCGCTGGTCTTCCTCCATTACTGGGGCGGATCAGCAAGCACATGGGCGCCGCTGATCGCCGCGCTAGGCTCCGGTCGGCGCAGCATCGCGCTGGACCAGCGTGGTTGGGGGCAGTCCGATGCTCCCGCAAGTTACGCGCTGGCCGATATGGCCGAGGATGCGCAAGGTGTGATCGCGGCGCTGGGCCTGGAGCGCTACGTGCTCATAGGCCACTCCATGGGCGGCAAGGTGGCGCAACTGCTCGCCTCACGCTGCCCGACCGGTCTTGCCGGCCTGGTTCTGGTGGCTCCCTCTCCTCCCACGCCTCTCGGGCTGCCGCTCGAGGTAAGGCAGGGAATGGTCCATGCCTACGACAGTCGAGAGAGCGTCATCGCCACCGTTCAGCATGCGCTGACAGGCACACCGCTCAATCCCGAACAACTTGAGCAGGTGATCGCTGACAGCCTTGCGGGCTCTGCACCGGCCCGGAAGGCTTGGCCCATGGCCACCAGCCAAGAGAATATCGCCGAGCAGGTAGCCCATATTGCCGTGCCGGTTCTGGTGATTGCAGGCGAGCAAGATCGTGTCGATCCGCCTGCAGTCCTCGAACAGGAGCTGTTGCCGCATATCAAGCAGGCGCGGATGCATGTGCTCCCTGGCGTCGGGCATCTCTCGCCGGTGGAGGCACCCGAAGCGCTGGCCAGTCTGATCCGGGATTTCGTCGAGACCCTTGCGGTCACCTCCGCCGCCTGA